The genomic stretch TTCATGCTCCTGTGCTGCTCAATTGCTTACTGATGGCTTTTGTTGTTAGCAATGGCTAACAACTTGACACTTGTGATGCCAGTGTTGCTCTCCTGTGACCCTTACTGGATCCATTTGATCCATTTTGATCAATACCTGCTAGTGGCTAGGTTACGGTTTCAATTCTTGGATAATTTGTATGCTTTCCCTAGCTACTGTAATGGTTTAAGCCTGCTCTAGCTGCTACTCATGTGTTCCTGAACTGTTGTTTCTCTCCATAGCACATTGAACATGATTCAATGGCTAGGATGCCTTTGGTCATCCTACTGGTTGCCTCTCAGTGATGCTATTGCTTATCAAGTAATGGATTATATTGtattcatgccttggtgaattatttgtgtatgaactgcttatgcaatgTTGATTATATGCATGGATTTGTATGTAATGATATCTCCAGTGTCAATTGGAAGATATACAAAGTCTGAATCCATCCTGGATAATGATGACTTATAAATTTTGATTACTGGTTGGCTTGTGATTGATGTGACCATAGTAGCCTAGCTACTGCTTGGGTTGCTCTCACTGTTGGATCATTTCTTGTTGGCTAAACTCATTGTTGCTTGCACAGTAGGGTATCATAATtcatatgaatgccactgtgaCTTGCTTGTGAAGAAAATATGCATAATCTGATGGCTTAATTGGCTAGGAATAGCTAGGTGGTCTCTGTAGCCTCTAGTATCTATATACTACTCTACTGGTTTGCTATATGTGCATCTATATTTATCTATTTGCACAAGAATAGCCTCTGGATAGTATTTGGATCTAGCTGCTCACTTTCTGCCAACAACTCTTGGTCAATACCAAGTGATGTTACCCCATGATTATGCTGTGTGACATGCTAAGAGATGGATTGTATCCACTTGATCCATTCCAGATATTATttataccttgctccagctcctagatggtcatGTTTGGTTGCTGCTGAGCTTTGCTTGATGGTTTTGGTTACTTGTCATTCTCCTCCTTTCTCCTGAATGATCTTGCTTATGTTCCCATGTCTCTGGTTGGTTTTGGTTGGTTGGTTTGGAGAACTGAATGGTTTCTAGGATTTGGTttgtgttcttgagcaagaacaactATGAACTGCTACTGTTCACTGCTAGCTGCTGGTTGATGTTGATCTGGTCGACTGGATTGACCACTCTAGCTGGTTCTGCCTATTTATACTCTCTGGTGGCTCTTCCTTGCATTGACACACATGCATGTGCACTATGGTGACTAAGCCTTTGTTGCCTGGTTGTTGAGCATTCACAACAACTTGTAAGTTGTGTGTGTGCTTGGGATGGGAACTTGAGCCCATCATTGCTCCAACTTGGTCTGCTGATGCCTATCTCACTTCTGGACATGGTTTTGGACACTAACTACTGGCATTGACACTTGTTTTTTCATATACTGGCTAGTTTCCATGTCTATGCAGGTTTAAGGCTCCATTTGATCCAGGGACAAGGAAATCAAGACTAGTAGTTTAGGATTTATGTTTATAGATCAATTCTtttaatcttcttttattttctttattatattTCTCATTCTTGTAtattgaatattgtaaagacaatgtaattgtgtgtgtatgatcaataaagctcaaggttttgtcTACGAGCTTTTATATAAATTTGATATTCACTTATGAATTATTGGTGTAAGTGTGATGTGGTTTTAAATTATtaattcataattcatttatatattaattaatttattcttttgtttgaattcaaatttgaaatgccaAATCAAATATTCTCCCAAAACTCTAAgtttcaaaagagatcatgtcgaaattcatctcacattgctctaaccctaatagcaacgagagagaaacctcgatcactcttaggttttatgcaataaggcgcgaaaatttccccgttttgcgatgaaatgcacatctcatttctaaatctacccttcattGGTCCTATGTTCTTGGATATTACAGAAGGATAGCCAGAGCTTGACAAAAACCATGTCCCAGGTCTTAGATATGCATGTTATATTAATTCATGCTTAATTAACGGGCGATAGTGTTATGGGGATGTTGAAACATAACTTTGTGTCTTAATAATTCCTTTGTTTCCTCATACTAATggccttaggatcaatcactagtatatctggccatgggcagcccggcccgacggCCCAGCCCgggcccggcccgaaaaactcgggcctgggccagaaatgttggcccgactgccgggccgggccgggcctgggcagcCCGAAAACTCTAACACTACGGCCCGGCCCACGGCCCGACGGCCCGACGGGCTTGGTGGGAttttggtcgggccgggccgggcttgggccggatTATTTTGCGTCGGGCCTattatggctcctctctagaacAAACACCAAAAAACTATCATTGAGCTTCATTAATCGCGATAACCAAACAAATGAGATAATAATTTTCCTAAACACTTGCTCCATTGagttactttactttactttacttacaCTAGTTTTACTTTCTGCATTTACTTTTAGCACTTCAATATTTTCTAGTTAATAGTaagtgatgttttggaacatgggagcatatgctccctatattttgaaatgcatcttacacatattttaaattttaaaaaaattgaaacaaaaaattcgcacgtacatcttcatgtgctatgcgctcacaaagtcgtttcataaaaaatgaacttatcatgtgacgtgtgtaaaaaagaaaaaattcagtgctcaaaacaatgcttttcacaggataagttttctcttttttacataggccacaaaaaatattattttttcgtgaaacttgatgcatacacatatattttggagatgtacatgtagaattttgtgtcaaaatttttccacacttcaaaatatgttttgttggtagagggagcatacgcacccgggagccgaattgaatttccgcttgcGCACTCTACTTCATTGCTTTGCACAAAGGGTCGTATAAGTTGGTTATAGGTATTTAGAGAATATATAGTTTACCATTGAGCGGCTCGGTGAAGCTTCGGCTTTACATAACGCTCAAAGTGTGAGGCTAGACAAATATCCCCCAATTGTGGCCACCCAATAGTTTAGATGGTGGCTTCAGGTTGATCTTTGTATTTGTTTTGTTAGTTTATTTGAGTAATATAATAAAAAAGTATTGGGTGCATCATTTTGATGGATGTCCCAACCTCcattttagaagaaaaaaaaagttatgtCTATATAAGAAATTACATTATGTTTGTATAAAAAATACGTTATGTTTATATTTATGTTTTTATAATCAGCAAGCAGTCTTAAGCGGTGAACATGAGCAACAGTCACACAATCCTCCAACATGTCTAGAAACAACCAACTCCAGCCCAAGGCCGTCCAGCCAACACGGAAAAATTATGGAAATCCTCGGCTCGCAGTTAGTCGCCGAGCAGAGAACATGGAAAGCCGAGTCCGACTGCTGGACGAGGAGAGGAGGCGTGCCCGATCTCAGACAGAACGCGTCGTCGCCCATATATAGCACCGTCCCCGATCGATGCCAACTCCCGGACCGGACACAACTCGCAAGTAGCAGACTCTCGGTTCCAGTCGGCTTGATCCATGGCAATCAAGAAAGCAAGAACGCCCAAGAAACGAACCTACGCTGCCGCCAGCGGCTGCGGCAGCTCCGTGGCCATGGTGCAGATGCCTCCCCACGAGCCGGGCGGCGCCACCCACATccagcctccgccgccgctccctccCGGCGTCTACTTCAGCCCGACGCGGGAGGAATGCCTGGGATTCCTCAACCGGTCGATCGCCGGCGACAACGAGCTGGCCGACGCGAACGGCTACATCTTCAGGGCCAACATCTATGGCGAGAGCCCCGACGCGCTGCGCCAGCGGCACCCGCCGGCGAGCATCCGCGGCCGGAGCGAGGACGCGTGGTGGTTCCTAAGCCAGACGCGGTTCCAGAGCAAGACCGTGGGCGGGGGCGCCTCCAAGCGCGCCGACCGCCAAGTCAAGACCGGCGGGTACTGGCGGCTGGAGCAGAGCAAGGAGCGGCTGAAGAAGAGCAAGAAGCGGTTAAAGCAGAgcaagatggaggaggaggaggaggccgacggcgTCAAGAACTGCTTCGGCTTCTACGTCGGGACCTCCAAGAAGGATGACAAGACGCCGTGGCTCATGCAGGAGTTCACCAGCGCcaacgacgacggcgccggcaagCTGGGCGTGCCCGCGCTCTACAGGGTCTACGTCACGCCGCGCGCCACCGACGACGAGCTGAGAGAAGTCTTTGGGGAGGACGGCATGAAGAAAGAGCCCGACGGGACGACCAAGAGGCCGGCCCGCGCCATGGTCCCGCAGGAGTATTTCGACGCCATCGCCGGTCTGCTGCCGGAGGGGAGTGTCCGTGCTGTCGTCCAAGAGCACGTACAGGCGCCGTGGCAGGCGCATCCAGAGGCGCCAGTGGGTCCTATCGATTACGACGGCCAGCAGTACGAGGAGCAGCAGGGGCACTATCTTGGTCAGTACGAGGAGCATCACGGGCAGTATCTTGGTCAGTACGAGGAGCAGCATGGGCAGTATCTCGGTCAGTACGACGGGCCGTTCCCGGTGGCCGCTCCGCCTGCATCGCCGGGCCTCCTTGGTCAGCTCACGGCGGAGGCACCGTCGGATAATCTGAGCATGTCCATGGTCGAATTCATGAGGATGCTTAACGAGCAGCCTGCCGAGATGGTTAACGAGCAGCCGGCTGATGAGTTCAAAAACTTCGACAAGGAGGCTTGATCACAGGGCAGTCAGAAGTGGCACCGTGCGCTACAGTCAGACTTATTTAGATTGAACTGCTTGAGACGATTTTTACAGTGTTcttgcagtttttttttctttctgaaaCGGGGATTACCACGGCCTCTGGTGTTCTGCAGCTGGTGTAATCGTTCATGTTGATATATCGTACCTcgctgtatgtgtgtgtgtgattcaagattgtttgCATTTGACACGAAACAAATATTGATTTAATTACGCTGTTTCTAAATTATTTTTGATCGGTActacggcgggcttacgccagcctgaacATTATATAAAATAGCGCCCAAGGCGAGGAATAGGATCCATTACAAGTTTTAGGAGGCAAAGAGAGCCGGTGAGGGGTAGTAGGATCAAGGGGGATCATAACCATTACACCAAGAATCTAGAAGAGAGGAGGGGTGAATCCTAGACCATCCCCAACACCCCACGGCATCTTCCCCTCCCCGCTGTCGGGCAAAGCCTGTCTTCGTGTGGCGCCGGCGAAGAAAATCAAATATATTCTCATTCCCTTGTCACCCTTCACTTTTGGCCCACTCCTATTGCACCACGCGATCAACCGTCAAGCGAGGAGGCATGCCTCTAGTGTTCTAACACCACCTAGTCGCAAACCTTGGGGACCTGCTGCCTAGGGAAGGCCAAAGGGAGCGGTAGAGGATATCATCTCTATCGGTTGGTTCTACAGGCTGCTTGAGGCATTCATTCTTTACCAGGAGGAGTTCTAGGTGGTGATGGCCCAAGCGTGCCGTCGTGGGGTGCTCTCCGCCATAACGGAGAAGCTATTTGTTTATTTTCACGAGAGTGCAGTCAAGGCGCTCATCGTCTGCAGTGCGGGGAGCGGCAACATCGTCTAGGTGCGGCGCTTCTAGCGCCTCGACTATAACTCGACACTCGTGTTGCTCACGCACGGGGAGATCCATGAGAGGCAACTCCGATGCTCCCACAAAACGATTTCCTCGAAGGGCCTCAAACAAGTCTTGGTCGGCATCGCGACAGACGTGTGGCGCCGGTGGCCTCCTCCTGGCAGCGGATGTGATGAAAATTAGTCAAGTTGTTTGTGTCAATTGGACTAAGTCGAGTTTCTAGATGAGACTAGAAGACGAAAAACATACACATTCAACTTAGTTCATCGGTGTTGCTTTTATGGACATGTCTAGATTATCCCGTGATATCATTAAGTTTTGGTTACAACCTAGTTGCAACTCAAGTGCAACTTACAGGCTAGCAAATTTTAAAGCAAATTCAACGGTGTGGTAATTTTTCTCAGTCACTTGCTACTAGGAAAATCTTAGTTAGTATGTTGCAACCCACTTGTAACTGCCATATAAGCATGAATCACGAGAAAAATTTAACGGTTAAGAAGTCGACTTAGACATCATAAAAAATCGGACGTCTGATTTCGCATGTCTAGATCTAAACCAACTTAGACTTAATTAAATCTCAGTCACGTGCTGTCATCATGTCTTAGCTACACCTAGTGGCAACTTATAGGTCGGCACGAATCTTAAAGCCAATTCAACGGCTTGAATATTTTTCTCAGTCACAACCCAATTGCAACTAGTAAAATATCAGTTCCAGCCCGCTTATAATTAGGAAAATCTGAGTTGCAACCCACTTACAACTGTTATATTAGACGAATCACAAGGAAAATTCAATGACTAAAGAGTGGACTTAGATATAATAAAAAAACAAACGTCTGATTTTTATCAAATCCATTTATTTTATCAAGCAGCGAGTTAGTTTGAGTCAGTTTGCATACCTTCTATGAAGAAGTGGACTTTTCGAAAACCTCTTTTTACAGGCAACTTCACCTACAGGAGTGAtgtcagcagtgatgtcacccATGTGGTGACCAATTATTTCACAAAATTATGAAACAAATCTAAAACATAACTGAAACACgaatatttttgtgaaacaaaccgGACTACCAGTGATGTCATCGGTTTCACTTTTTGTCATAATGTTTCACAATGGTTTTCATGTAGCACTTTAGTTTCATAAAAAAATCACTTGTGTTTcgattattagttttatattgggagaagtccaatttacccccctAAACTTGTCTCAAAGTTTAGCTTACAACCCTGaactttactttggttcaactttcaaccctgaattctaaaAATGGTTCAGAATCCCCCGCGGCATGTATTGTATTAGTAAAATAGTGGGTACATGTATTCTATGTCTATAACTCTCCATCTTCAAATATATGCTTCATCTTCAAATCTTCACCCGCCGGAATAAAAAAGTCTCCCCCGCGGCTCGCTGCGCTGCGTGGTGGTTGCCCCATGGTGGCGGAAGGCTGGGCACGGCATGTGATGTGTAGAGAGCAGACACCGGGTGTTATTGTCCGATGGAGGCACCCCTCTGTGGTCGCCATGGCCTCGTTCCAGGGAGGAAGACGATCATGATGAGGCATGAGGTGATCATGcgacatggagagagagagatggagtaCATGTACCGTGTATGTTGTATGTTGATGAGTTGACATAATATATAGGGAGAAAAACCGGTACAAAACTTGTCAAAAAGGGTAGAAGGTTCAATTCCGAACGGTTTATAGAATTCAGGATTGAAGATTGAACCAAAGTAAAAGTTAAGGGTTGTAATCTGAACTTTGAGACGAGTTTAGGGGATAAATTAAACTTCTCTCTTTTATATTAGACAAATGTCAAAAGGCTCACCAATCTCAAAGTAGGGAGTAGACAGTGGATGTAGCACCGGTAGGTACTCTGTGTTCGTGGACTTTCCGGTTGCCCTTCCTTCCATGCCCAAGGCCGTTCTGTTAAGTGCCAACACGGAAATTTTCGACCCCCCGCACATGGAAATCCTCGGCTCCGAATACTGGACGAACAGAAAACATGGAAAGCCGACTCCGACTTGAGACGAGGTTGCAAATCTGATTTCAGACAGAGCGCGTCGCAGGCTCGCAGGCTCGCAGCCCCCATATAAGCACCGCCCCGGTCGATCCCTCCTCCCAGACACAAGTAGCAATCTCTCTACTCGGCAGCTCGATCCATGGCCAAGAAGGACGGAAAAGCAGTAACCAAGAAACGATCCTACGCCgccgccaacgccaacgccagcGGCAGCTCCCTGGCCATGGCGGAGATGCCTCCGCCGCACGGCGCGAACCACattcagccgccgccgccgctccctcctGGCGTCTACTTCAGCCCGACGCGGGAGGAGTGCCTGGGATTCCTCAACCGGTCGATCGCCGGCGACAACGAGCTGGCCGACGCGAGGGGCTACATCTTCAGGGCCAACCTCTACGGCGAGAGCCCCGACGCGCTGCGCCGCCGGCACCCGCCGGCGAGCATCCGCGGCCGGAGCGAGGACGTGTGGTGGTTCCTCAGCCAGACGCGGTTCCAGAGCCAGACCGTGGGCGGGGGCGCCTCCAAGCGCGCCGACCGCCAAGTCAAGACCGGCGGGTTCTGGCGGCTGGAGCAGGGCAAGGAGGAACTGAAGAAGAGCAAGaagcgcatggaggaggaggaggaagaggaggatgccgACGGCGTCAAGAACAGCTTCGGCTTCTACGTCGGGAAATCCAAGAAGGACGACAAGACGCCGTGGCTCATGCAGGAGTTCACCAGcgccaacgacgacggcaccgGCAAGCTTGGCATGCCCGCGCTCTACAGGGTCTACGTCTCGCCGCGCGCCGGCGATGACCGGCTGAAAGAAGTCTTTGGGGAGGACGGCGCGAAGAAAGAGCCCGACGGGAAGACCAAGAGGCCTGCTCGAGTCATGGTCCCGCAGGAGTATTTCGACCGCATCGCCGCGCTGCTGCCGGAGGGGAGTGTCCGTGGTGTCGTCCAAGAGCACATACAGGCGCCGCCTCCGGTGACGCCGGTGGGTCTTCCCAATTTCCACGGCCAGCACGGGCACTATCTTGGTCAGTACTACAATCAGCAGCAAGGGCAGTATCTTGGTCAGTACAAACAGCAGCAAGGGCAGTATCTTGGCAAGTACGAGCAACAAGAGGGGTCGTTCTCGGGTCCGAGTGATTACTACGGCCAGCACGGGCAGTATCTTGGTCAGCTCGAGCAGCAGCAATGGCAGTATCTTGCTCAGTACCAGCAACAACAGGAGCCGCCGTTGTCAGTGGTCGCTCCGCCGCCTGCATCACTGGGCCTCCTTGGTGAGATCAAGGCGGAGGCGCCGTCGGAAAATCTGAGCATGCCCATGGTCGCTCCGCCTGCATCACCGGGCCTCCTTGGTGAGCTCAAGGCGGAGGCGCCGTCGGATAATCTGAGCATGCCCATGGACGAATTCCTGAGTATGATTGACGAGCAGCCGGAGGTGGCGGTTAAGGGGGAAGAATCGCTTTGGGAATCTTTGCCTGATATACTTGATGCTGACGAAgtcgccaagttcagcaagtagatTTGATCACACGACGGCAACACCCTACAGTTAGTTCCACTTAATTAGAAGTAGCTTATGGACTGATGacaatttttctactagtgttcttGCAGTTTGGCTTAACTATTTTATGCTTAATATAGAGTAACTCATCGTGTGTGCGCGCGACATTGCTTTGGAGACTGTTTTTGTATCGAGGATTGCATGAAATGAATGTTGATTTTGTACTCTGTTTTCAAATTGGTATTACTACCTCGGTTTTAAAATATAAGCCTTTGTAGAAAGCTATAGTCTACAAAAGCTTACATTTTAGAACAGATGTAGTAGCTGATACTTGATACGATCATACGAACATGGCATGGTTGCGGACAGCATTGCACAACAAGGAACAAACTGGTGACGCTAGGCGAAAAGTTTGAACATAGCTTGTATATTTTTTGGCCCATAAGAAAATACAATCTGATAGGTCTAGGCGAAAGTTTGCTGTTTCCAATATGGTAGTGCTACTAGTGCATATAGTGATATACATATAAAGCAACCACGACCATATACAACTCATAGTACACTTGAATGAAGATACAACTGGTACTCACAGAAAAGGAAAATATAACTGATACAAATTTCTGTCCATTACGCCGTACACAGCAGGATGTTCCATCGGTATAGCTGTTCGTCCAGAATTCAATGTCTACTCGAATTCCACTTCCATGGTTCGGGTGATCATCCGGTTGAAATGGAATCAGGGGGCAGCAGCGATCATGCAGCGAAAGAACGATGGCATTAACACCTGCTTGCACGCTCATACACGATCCCTGGAAGCACATATCATTCCATAGTCCCCAAACTAGCAG from Lolium rigidum isolate FL_2022 chromosome 4, APGP_CSIRO_Lrig_0.1, whole genome shotgun sequence encodes the following:
- the LOC124648241 gene encoding NAC domain-containing protein 26-like translates to MAKKDGKAVTKKRSYAAANANASGSSLAMAEMPPPHGANHIQPPPPLPPGVYFSPTREECLGFLNRSIAGDNELADARGYIFRANLYGESPDALRRRHPPASIRGRSEDVWWFLSQTRFQSQTVGGGASKRADRQVKTGGFWRLEQGKEELKKSKKRMEEEEEEEDADGVKNSFGFYVGKSKKDDKTPWLMQEFTSANDDGTGKLGMPALYRVYVSPRAGDDRLKEVFGEDGAKKEPDGKTKRPARVMVPQEYFDRIAALLPEGSVRGVVQEHIQAPPPVTPVGLPNFHGQHGHYLGQYYNQQQGQYLGQYKQQQGQYLGKYEQQEGSFSGPSDYYGQHGQYLGQLEQQQWQYLAQYQQQQEPPLSVVAPPPASLGLLGEIKAEAPSENLSMPMVAPPASPGLLGELKAEAPSDNLSMPMDEFLSMIDEQPEVAVKGEESLWESLPDILDADEVAKFSK
- the LOC124648240 gene encoding uncharacterized protein LOC124648240; amino-acid sequence: MAIKKARTPKKRTYAAASGCGSSVAMVQMPPHEPGGATHIQPPPPLPPGVYFSPTREECLGFLNRSIAGDNELADANGYIFRANIYGESPDALRQRHPPASIRGRSEDAWWFLSQTRFQSKTVGGGASKRADRQVKTGGYWRLEQSKERLKKSKKRLKQSKMEEEEEADGVKNCFGFYVGTSKKDDKTPWLMQEFTSANDDGAGKLGVPALYRVYVTPRATDDELREVFGEDGMKKEPDGTTKRPARAMVPQEYFDAIAGLLPEGSVRAVVQEHVQAPWQAHPEAPVGPIDYDGQQYEEQQGHYLGQYEEHHGQYLGQYEEQHGQYLGQYDGPFPVAAPPASPGLLGQLTAEAPSDNLSMSMVEFMRMLNEQPAEMVNEQPADEFKNFDKEA